The sequence GGGCCGCTGCCGCTGGCCGACTGCCTCCGCCTCGACGGCGAGGTGAGGATGCTGCCCTACGGCGTGGCCACGCGGCAGCGGGGCGCCCAGAGCGTCTTCCTCTTCTCCAGCCGGCCGCTGGACGAGCTCGGCGAGGCCCGCATCGGGGTCACCCCGGAGACGGCGACCTCCATCCGCCTCCTGCGGATCCTCCTCGCCTTCCGCGACGAGGTCGCCGCGCCGGAGCTCCTCGAGCCCGACGCCCCGGCCGACGCGGTCCTGCTGATCGGGGACGTGGCGCTGCGGACCTGGCGCGGGCGCTGGCCGCACCCGTACTGCTTCGACCTGGGGGCAGAGTGGACGCGGTGGACCGGGCTCCCCTGCGTTTTCGCGGCCTGGGCCGTCCGGACCGCCGTCCCCGCCGCCGCCCAGACCGAGCTCGAGCGCGTGCTCGGAGACTCCCTGGACGCCGGCCTCCGGAGCCTCGCGGCCATCGCCCGCGCCCGCCGCGACGTGGAGTTGACCGAGGCCGAGGTCGTCGCCTACCTGGAGGGGTTCGCCTATCGGCTCGGCCCCGAGGATGACAAGGCCATCGCCGAGTTCCGGCGGCTCTCCGCCCTGCTGGCGTCGTGATGCTCGACGCCATCGGCAAACGGATCGAGGCCGGCGAGCGCCTCACGCGCGAGGAGGGCGGCTGGCTCCTGTCCGAGGCGCCACTCCTCGCTCTCGGCCAGCTGGCCCAGGGCGTCCGCTACCGGCTTCACCCCGATCCCGTCGTCACGTACGTCATCGACACCAATCCCAACT comes from Candidatus Methylomirabilota bacterium and encodes:
- a CDS encoding menaquinone biosynthesis protein, translating into MPRVGRISYLNVEPFFHAFPWPVTAAMPPRALGEAVAAGRVDAGPLPLADCLRLDGEVRMLPYGVATRQRGAQSVFLFSSRPLDELGEARIGVTPETATSIRLLRILLAFRDEVAAPELLEPDAPADAVLLIGDVALRTWRGRWPHPYCFDLGAEWTRWTGLPCVFAAWAVRTAVPAAAQTELERVLGDSLDAGLRSLAAIARARRDVELTEAEVVAYLEGFAYRLGPEDDKAIAEFRRLSALLAS